Proteins from a single region of Procambarus clarkii isolate CNS0578487 chromosome 32, FALCON_Pclarkii_2.0, whole genome shotgun sequence:
- the LOC138370378 gene encoding serine/arginine repetitive matrix protein 4-like, translating into MAVSDQEIDQLYAARYRLDQLFQNSPEFQDSLENSSTVNSPSAMSHKSHRSHRTHRSHRSDRSHRSHRSDRSHSQVRTSRQKDDHNPNPEGVRSPKGSLRRRKHEASPSGASSPHWPQDDGLQKNNCEGNSPKVDPVPARRPQPLFQPGFSYIYPNVDGNAPVDKHPVRRYSFLGPSTKLLSDTALPFKGKLEYFDRLSRGSTPEPAAPFSQSHRRVASTHITTAPTHYCDNKNKPQADRNSARFELARVQQAKPPDSPSSRSTRALDENPHFSKNVDGSTSPVPKRSPHENSTASPAPSLQAELDERLLKRHKCLPGAWKLVMPTNEASPVHRRQMLLQVSYKENKDSPHPSPATSVSLRVCKDNCGDDQSSDATGGNLSRISTFAEIKKNEQDSRHEREYRSQSFNVPGENGRPSGRRDSERTARKSSQEPKSNLQRHENSPMGHIARKSLAVGQAKISDSVNQITESMSQLRRTLSKGVGRSLTRSFSKSISKSLARKYKRQFNDDPDASFRREQKNKPTLSDTFSTLRRSQGMNPNRTHYQALFGDACDRDRERKGAETNSISDIHRFFHSHDTEGDSRSQKSYKSSSLPHPVDASVREAVSLREKHPEKFWTFTTSVVLPDYEPKRGMIPHAQFHN; encoded by the coding sequence ATGGCGGTATCAGACCAAGAGATTGACCAGCTCTATGCAGCACGATATCGACTGGACCAGCTGTTTCAGAACAGTCCTGAATTTCAGGACAGCCTTGAGAACAGTAGTACTGTAAACTCTCCGTCTGCAATGTCACATAAATCACACAGGTCTCACCGAACTCATAGGTCCCACAGATCTGACCGGTCTCATAGGTCCCACAGATCTGACCGGTCTCATAGTCAGGTCAGAACGTCTCGTCAGAAAGATGATCATAATCCCAATCCGGAGGGTGTTCGGTCGCCCAAGGGGTCTCTTCGTCGGAGGAAACATGAAGCCAGCCCATCGGGCGCCTCCTCCCCTCACTGGCCCCAGGATGACGGGCTCCAGAAGAATAACTGTGAGGGCAACAGCCCGAAGGTGGACCCTGTTCCTGCTCGGCGACCCCAACCCCTTTTCCAGCCTGGCTTCTCTTACATCTACCCTAACGTAGACGGTAATGCACCCGTAGACAAACATCCAGTTCGCCGCTATTCTTTCTTGGGGCCGTCGACGAAGCTTCTCTCCGACACAGCTCTACCCTTTAAAGGCAAGTTGGAATATTTCGACCGTCTGTCTCGGGGGTCTACGCCAGAGCCTGCAGCTCCGTTCTCCCAGAGTCACAGAAGAGTTGCCTCTACCCACATAACAACCGCTCCCACTCACTATTGCGATAATAAAAACAAGCCACAAGCAGATAGAAATTCTGCTAGATTCGAATTAGCTAGAGTGCAACAGGCTAAACCTCCAGACTCTCCTTCATCAAGGAGCACTCGGGCATTAGATGAAAATCCTCATTTCTCAAAGAATGTGGACGGTTCGACGTCCCCGGTACCTAAAAGAAGCCCTCATGAGAACAGTACTGCGAGTCCTGCACCCTCTCTTCAGGCAGAACTTGATGAAAGGCTACTGAAGAGACATAAGTGTTTGCCAGGTGCCTGGAAGCTGGTAATGCCAACTAATGAGGCGTCACCTGTGCATCGACGGCAGATGCTACTGCAGGTGAGCTACAAGGAAAACAAGGACTCGCCACACCCGAGCCCAGCCACAAGTGTCAGTCTGAGGGTCTGCAAAGATAACTGTGGGGACGACCAGTCCAGTGACGCTACTGGCGGTAACCTGAGTAGAATAAGTACTTTtgcagaaataaagaaaaacgaaCAGGATTCCAGACATGAAAGAGAATACAGGAGCCAAAGCTTCAATGTGCCCGGAGAAAATGGACGTCCTTCTGGGAGGAGGGACTCTGAGAGAACTGCAAGAAAGTCTTCGCAAGAACCAAAGAGTAATTTACAGCGACACGAAAACAGTCCCATGGGTCACATTGCTCGTAAAAGTCTAGCTGTTGGACAGGCTAAAATCAGCGATTCAGTTAACCAAATTACAGAATCTATGTCTCAGTTGAGGAGGACTTTAAGCAAAGGAGTCGGCCGGTCACTGACTCGGTCGTTTAGTAAGTCCATCAGCAAGTCCCTTGCCAGAAAGTATAAGCGACAGTTCAATGACGACCCAGACGCCTCGTTTCGCAGGGAACAGAAGAATAAACCAACGCTTTCTGACACGTTTAGCACCTTGAGGAGGAGCCAGGGTATGAACCCTAACAGAACCCACTACCAGGCGCTCTTCGGCGACGCCTGTGACAGAGATCGGGAGAGGAAGGGCGCGGAGACTAACAGCATTTCGGATATTCACCGATTCTTCCACAGTCACGATACTGAGGGAGACTCAAGGTCTCAGAAGTCCTACAAGTCATCCTCCCTGCCACACCCCGTCGACGCCTCCGTCAGGGAGGCAGTCTCCCTGCGTGAGAAACACCCGGAGAAGTTCTGGACCTTCACCACTAGTGTTGTCCTTCCTGACTATGAGCCCAAGAGAGGTATGATTCCACATGCTCAGTTCCACAACTAA